A region of the Salvia splendens isolate huo1 chromosome 11, SspV2, whole genome shotgun sequence genome:
GGCCCTCGCCGACaatgtgtcacgaccgcacttcctaaggatagaaagcacggtggatcgcgactaatgggggaaaaaaagaagcggggaagaagggggaaacaatcaaggggtacgatatgtagatcaaaagatgaacTTTATTACCAATTATATTCTGAAATCACGAATcacaaagttcgtgggaaacaTAGTTCAACAGAATAAAGAAAACATGGGAGCTAAAAaaaaacttgacgtagcggaagcaattgagagttagctactactatgtatgaagacacaatagtaaccggaacgTTTATTGAATCCCGTCTTTGTctaaatgctcaacatcctccgtctcccgtccacgctcaacctgcacatagggaaaacatatgcaggggttgagtacttggtgcactcagtgaactcatgcccaaaatacatttcatcaataaagctatgtcaagccaccgttgagtgaaactcgggttttactttaaaaatgtcgagaaacactaaaatcatttccataaaaagcTGCATGTGCATGCAAAcatcatcgtcatcctccatcatgtaccatatctgaaccatcatgtgaaacgagaatgtggccacaaactcgatcactggaccggccgaccacaaaggacggctcacgatccccatcagtgcactagtctgagtagggactcactccctagtcagacccgaattcgttaaccatcaagtctagtaggacattatcctagtagacaatcagataggcaatttaaaacataaaatacggcatgacataacattcaaaccacccttatctcaccatatacatatcattgcaaataaagagtttaagtaataaagcccacctcaaaagcttagagttttccttaagtagcttttcgttccgactttagcgtgcgaaccaccttttcggaaaacaattaaagtacacatcaatatcaagaaggaaaacatttagaatgcatgcactctaattaaagtcttttatctcgttacTCGGTTtccgtgcattttcgattattcagcggccgcccaaggcgtcgcgtgcggcGCCGGTTGGCCGTTTACGCTTATAACTCCTTCGTTGACTCCTCATATTTTTCCTCCATGATATAGGATTTAATCCCAAGATTTTGATTAAGCGCTTAACTTACTTTCACCAATTACTTTCCttcgaattttatttttttcagacTTGGGGTAAAATTATTAAACCACGAATTAttcggaaattaattaaataatttcccgcgatttaatttaattgacggCCCAAAGATCTGTTTGCTTAGCCCACCTTGTTCCTCCAATTAAAAGAAATGAGCCcaacaagaaataaaagaatgaggcccaaatcattttttttacacCAGGCAAAAGGCCCAAATTCTTTAAACACTACAAGGCCCAATTAAAAgtcaaaaggaaaaaaatttagTCCAAAAGAACTactcccttctccctctcggtaatcgtctctctctctttctcccaaTCACATTTGCCCCAAATTCTCGCCGCCTATTCTCCTCCATCTCCACCGCCATTttccgtcgccgtcgccgggCACCACCGTGCCGCTGCTGTCCCAGCCCGTCGGTCAGCCTCCAATCAACCCCGATGCAGCCCCAAAAACAACCCCGGCAGCCCCGCTGCTGTCCCAGCAGCCCCGAACAGCCCCGGAACACCGTGAAACGAACCCAAACTATCCCGATTCGACCCGCAAGATAAGTTCTCATTACAAAGTTATCTTCTTTCGCATTTTTTTTCCGATTAACAGTCGTGGGGTTCAATTCGATTGATGTTGGGTTATTGATTGAATATTGATCATGTCAAGTGTGGGAGTGATGTATGATGAACAAGATGCTAAAAATCATGACTTGAAATTGGGAAGgaaattataccttcttttcGGTCGTGGAAATTGGTAGGGCCGAGAGGGATGAACTCCTTGGCTTGGCAGATTGTTTCTGTCACAGATTGAACAAAAGTTTTGAAACTGGACTAGAATTGATTTGCTTGAGCTATGAGTTGGTGAAAGAAATTACCTTGACTTGTGTGAGATTGAAACAAAAAAGGCAGCAATTTCTTCTACTCTCACTCTCTCTGTGATTTTGCTTGAAAATGTTGAAGCGAAAGGGTAGGAGAGGAGATAAATGAATATCGAATTTAATTTGTGTGACTCTTGATTTTTAGCAGACTTGAATGAGGAAGGTGGAAGGTGGAAGTTCACCTTGGAAACTCAAGAGTTGGCGTTCTGGggaggagaaggaagaagctTGGGCTTGCAAGGAGTTCTATGAAGAAATTGGGCTCAAAACATCTCCcacaactttaattaaattgtttggGCTCATTTAGTTGCAGAGctataatcttatttatttgttggactttttttttccGATTGTCATGGCCCAAAGCCATAAAAACATTTGGACTCCAACTTTATTTGAGAAGCCCAAGTGTATATACTTTACATTCTCGCAtgtctttttattaattaaagttcACGGAAAACTTTAATCAATTTCTTCGTTCCCATTTCCAACAAAGATTAAGATAGCCCGTTGTAACATTTAGTACTTAAAgagtacgggcgttacaatctatccaccttaacagaaatttcttcccgaaatttgctcatctcataacattatcaatcatactccattcattatcacgtccaacatcaattgcataaacattcctcatttcaaaacattttaccttctctttcGTTGAGCGtggcgagacggaatgttgagccttcaatgaatactcttttagtctagcgaaacgagtctagactaggtTAAATAAAAGACTCTCGGTCTAAAGCAGAAGGAAAAATGGCtttgataccattctgtcacgaccgcacttcctaaggatagaaagcacggtggatcgcgactaatgggggaaaaaagtagcggggaagaaggggtaaacaatcaaggggtacgatatgtagatcaaaagatgaaTTTATTACCAATTATAGTCTGAAATCACGAATcacaaagttcgtgggaaacaTAGTTCATTAGAATAAAGAAAACATGGGAGCTAAAAaaaaacttgacgtagcggaagcaattgagagttagctactactatgtatgaagacacaatagtaaccggaacgtttattgaatcccgtctttgtccaaatgctcaacatccccCGTCTCCcatccacgctcaacctgcacatagggaaaacatatgcaggggctgagtacttggtgcactcagtgaactcatgcccaaaatacatttcatcaataaagttatgtcaagccaccgttgagtgaaactcgggttttactttaaaaatgccgagaaacactaaaatcatttccataaaaaggtGCATGCGCATGCAAAcatcatcgtcatcctccatcatgtaccatatctgaaccatcatgtgaaacgagaatgtggccacaaactcgatcactggaccggccgaccacaaaggacggctcacgatccccatcagtgcactagtctgagtagggactcactccctagtcagactcgaattcgttaaccatcaagtctagtaggacattatcctagtagacaatcagataggcaattcacaacataaaatacggcatgacataacattcaaaccacccttatctcaccatatacatatcattgcaaataaagagtttaagtaataaagcccacctcaaaagcttagagttttccttaagtagcttttcgttccgactttagcggcagtgcgaaccaccttttcggaaaacaattaaagtacacatcaatatcaagaaggaaaacatttagaatgcatgcactctaattaaagtcttttatctcgttacTCGGTTtccgtgcattttcgattattcggcggccgcccaagccGTCGCGTGCGGCGCCGGTTGGCCGTTTACGCTTATAACTCCTTCGTTGACTCCTCATATTTTTCCTCCATGATATAGGATTTAATCCCAAGATTTTGATTAAGCGCTTAACTTACTTTCACCAATTACTTTCCttcgaattttatttttttcggaCTTGGGGTAAAATTATTCAACCTCGAATTGttcggaaattaattaaataatttctcgcgatttaatttaattgacggCCAAAAGATCTATTTGCTTAGCCCACCTTGTTCCTCCAATTAAAAGAAATGAGCCcaacaagaaataaaagaatgaggcctaaatcattttttttacacCAGGCAAAAGGCCCAAATTCTTTAAACACTACAAGGCCCAATTAAAAgtcaaaaggaaaaaaatttagTCCAAAAGAACTactcccttctccctctcggtaatcgtctctctctctttctcccaaTCACATTTGCCCCAAATTCTAGCCGCCTATTCTCCTCCATCTCCACCGCCATTttccgtcgccgtcgccgggCACCACCGTGCTGCTGCTGTCCCAGCCCGTCGGTCAGCCTCCAATCAACACCGATGCAGCCCCAAAAACAACCCCGGCAACCCCGCTGCTGTCCCAGCAGCCCCGAACAGCCCCGGAACACCGTGAAACGAACCCGAACTATCCCGATTCGACCCGCAAGATAAGTTCTCATTACAAAGTTATCTTCTTTCGCATTTTTTTTCCGATTAACAGTCGTGGGGTTCAATTCGATTGATGTTGGGTTATTGATTGAATATTTATCATGTCAAGTGTGGGAGTGATGTATGATGAACAAGATGCTAAAAATCATGACTTGAAATTGGAAAGgaaattataccttcttttcGGTCGTGGAAATTGGTAGGGCCGAGAGGGATAAACTCCTTGGCTTGGCAGATTGTTTCTGTCAAAGATTGAACAAAAGTTTTGAAACTGGACTAGAATTGATTTGCTTGAGCTATGAGTTGGTGAAAGAAATTACCTTGACTTGTGTGAGATTGAAACAAAAAAGGCAGCAATTTCTTCTACTCTcactctctcggctctctctgtGATTTTGCTCGAAAATGTTGAAGCGAAAGGGTAGGAGAGGAGATAAATGAACATCGAATTTAGTTTGTGTGACTCTTAATTTTTTGCAGACTTGAATGAGGAAGGTGGAAGGTGGAAGTTCACCTTGGAAACTCAAGAGTTGGCGTTCTAGggaggagaaggaagaagctTGGGCTTGCAAGGAGTTCTATGAAGAAATTGGGCTCAAAACATCTCCcacaactttaattaaattgtttaGGCTCATTTAGTTGCAGagctataattttatttatttgttggacttttttttttcgATTGTTATGGCCCAAAGCCATAAAAACATTTGGACTCCAACTTTATTTGAGAAGCCCAAGTGTATATACTTTACATTCTCGCAtgtctttttattaattaaagttcacggaaaactttaattaatttcttcgTTCCCATTTCCAACAAAGATTAAGATAGCCCGTTGTAAcatttagtacttaaaaagtacgggcgttacaatctatccaccttaacagaaatttcgtcccgaaatttgctcatctcataacattatcaatcatactccattcattatcacgtccaacatcaattgcataaacattactcattttaaaacattttaccttctctttcgttgagcgcggcgagacggaatgttgagccttcaatgaatactcttttagtctagcgaaacgagtctagactaggttaaataaaagactctcggtccagagcggaaggaaaatggctttgataccattctgtcacgaccgcacttcctaaggatagaaagcacggtggatcgcgactaatgggggaaaaaaagaagcggggaagaagggggaaacaatcaaggggtacgatatgtagatcaaaagataAACTTTATTACCAATTATAGTCTGAAATCACGAATcacaaagttcgtgggaaacaTAGTTCAACAGAATAAAGAAAACATGGGAGCTAAAAaaaaacttgacgtagcggaagcaattgagagttagctactactatgtatgaagacacaatagtaaccggaacgtttattgaatcccgtctttgtccaaatgctcaacatcctccgtctcccgtccacgctcaacctgcacatagggaaaacatatgcaggggctgagtacttggtgcactcagtgaactcatgcccaaaatacatttcatcaataaagttatgtcaagccaccgttgagtgaaactcgggttttactttaaaaatgccgagaaacactaaaatcatttccataaaaaggtGCATGCGCATGCAAAcatcatcgtcatcctccatcatgtaccatatctgaaccatcatgtgaaacgagaatgtggccacaaactcgttcactggaccggccgaccacaaaggacggctcacgatccccatcagtgcactagtctgagtagggactcactccctagtcagacccgaattcgttaaccatcaagtctagtaggacattatcctagtagacaatcagataggcaattcaaaacataaaatacggcatgacataatgATACGACCCCAGCTATACAGCAGCCTCGGCATGAACCGATCGTGGAACAGGGAGTAAGGCAGGAGCCGATTGTGGAACAGGGAGTAACCCCGGCTGAAGCACCGTCTCAGCGTGAGCCGGACGGGGAGCAGAGTATAAGGAGGGCCGCGGATAGGCGCGACGCGAGAGTCCAGGAGGATGCATCCATTGCGAGGACAAGGCCGATGAGGAATGTGAAACCTCCGAGCAGATTCGGCAACTACGTTGCCAAATAGATCTTTCcatattttctcttcttttatttttgatatTAGTCGAACCTAGTAGTATttttggaatatttttattttttatttttgttttgcgtcgagcgtaattataagctccgtcgggttttcttgttgattctttcccgatgtAGGATTAGGTCGAATCAAACCTAGGGTCTatagattataaatagggccATATTTTTCATTCGAGAGATATAAGATTTTGATTGCCCTACTTGACGTTGCTTTAACTATCAAGAAATACTCGAATTCACGCTGCCCGACGAGAGATCTCGCGCACAGCTGCTTCGGGAGAGATTCCGCCGACCCTCTGTTAAGGGCGCCGGACGTTCGGGGACGACGGGAGGAGTCGTCGGTTGCCGTTAAGGGAGAGAAGccttaacatctggtgctttcactTGAACTCTATGAGACGCTACAACAACTACGGTCGGTCGGGGTGGGGTTCATCTCGCCGGGGCCAACCGTCGGCTCGTCGGGAGGCTGGGGGGTTTAGCCACCATCCGCTTGATGAGTTGGAATTTGAGACGAGACAGGGAGAGGATGTTCAGCAGGGAGATCCGGTTAACAATAAATTGGACCGCTTGTTGGATCGTTTTGATAAATTAGACGTGTGGAGGGATGAGACGGACCGGAGGTTTGAGAATCTTGAAGCGCCTCCCTCACGCGAGGTCGAACCCCCGTCGCGACAAGACGATTGGGAGGAGTATGAGGATGTGGACGTTAGGGGCAAGAGGCCATGGGACCGAGGGCATAGGCCTCGACGTGCGGCAGTTAGTTGGGATACATCGGGGGTTGATTCTACCCGTTCGAGGTTTAACAGTTTCAATCAGTCATTTGACCGCCCACCGTCCTGTTGGGACCCCCCCCAACGCTTCAGTTCGCGTGAGGCATCGTTTGACAAATCCGACAGGGTGAAGATGGCGGCGCCACGATTCGATGGCTCAGACGCGACCAATTGGGTATCGCGAgtccaattttattttaatcaccTTATGATGCCAGACGCGCAGCGCTTACACTATGCGGTCATGTTGTTTGATCCCCCCGCATCGGAGTGGGTCTTTAACTATTGCGCGAACAATGAATTTGTCACGTGGCAGGAGTTCTTGGAGGATGTACGCCATCGTTTTGACAGACAAAGTTTTCAAGACTACTTTGGTCTAATTGCCAAATTGACACAGACCGGGTCGGTAATCGAATATCATGATACGTTTGAGAGATACCTCAACCGAGTTCAGGGCGTTCCGGAGAGGCAGCTCTTCACTCTGTTCGTGGGGGGTTTAAAACCGGATATGCAAGAGAGGTTGCGTCTGCATCGGCCGTCGTCCCTCGCTGCAGCGATGGCTTTGGCCTTGGAACTGGCCGATACTCACTACGATCACCAACAGCCCCAGCAGACATCTCGTCGGCCATGGCAACCTCGCGAGATGCGCAATCAGCCGACACCGAGCCCCACCCAGCCGCCACCTCCGAACGCTGGCGGCCAGCCTCAGCAGACAGGCCCTGGACGCGTTCCCAACCCCCCTCGCACACCTCAAATCCGGGTGTCCCAGGCTGAGAAGGCAGAACGGGCAAAACTGGGCCTCTGCTATTTCTGCCCGGATAAGTGGGTCGTGGGGCATGTTTGTAAACAGCGGCTGCTCTGTTATGCCGATGACCCGATCGATGTGGAGGACGAGGATTTGGAGCATGTGCCAACTGAGGCGTACGAGATCACAGAGGTAGCCCACGTCCACGCTATGTATGGGGGTCGTAGATCGCGCCCATTGAACGTGATAGGGACCATACAGGACCGGGAAGTGAGCATTTTGATCGTTACGGGAAGCGATCGGGATTTCCTACACCCACAGATCGCGCAGGGTTTACACCTGCCGATTTCCCCTATTCGACCATTCAGAGTGATTGTGGGGAATGGCGAGGCCCTGCTTTGCACGCACATTTCAAAGCAGACGAAGTTGGAAATACAGGGTACAACATTTTTGGTGGATTTACACATTCTGCCGGTGCATGGCCCGGACGTTATtttggggatggactggctcgAGTCCTTGGGGCCAATCACGGCAGATTTCGCGGATAAGAAGCTGACATTCTCACACGGGGATCAACGGGTCGTGCTGAAGGGTATATTGCCCCCACCCCGCCGCGTTCCTCTTCAACTCTTCGCTTCGTTAGTGCCGGCAGAGAAGGGGCACGACATCTTCGAATTATTGTTACTAGACACGGAAACCGCTCAACCGGAGCACACTGCGGCCGAGGAGTTTCCGGCGGGTCTGCCGCCGGGTATAGTGGAGGCCCTCACACAATTCAAACCGGTTTTTAGCCTGCCGGCGGGAATGCCTCCCAAACGGCCCTTCGATCATCGTGTCCATTTGTTGCCTGGCACGAAACCCGTCAACGTGAGGCCTTACCGCTATCCTTACTTTCAGAAGAATGAAATTGAACGACAGGTTAGGGACATGCTTGAGCAGGGCATTATTCAGCGGAGCAACAGTTCGTTCTCGTCCCCAGTACTACTCATCAGGAAGAAGGACGGGACATTTCGATTTTGCATCGATTACCGGGCTTTGAACAGCGCCACGGTCCCGGATCAATTTCCGATCCCGACGGCAGACGAACTCTTTGACGAGCTGGGCAAGGCTCGGATTTTCACTAAACTAGACCTCCGTTCGGGGTACCATCAAATTAGAATGCATGACGCAGACATCTTCAAAACGGCCTTCCGCACTCATGATGGCCACTTTGAGTTTTTGGTCATGCCCTTCGGCCTTACGAATGCACCCTCGACGTTTCAGGCGGCTATGAATGCTATTTTTCAACCAATGCTTCGGAAATTTGTCATCGTCTTCTTCGATGACATTTTAGTCTACAGCCCGTCGGTCGAGACGCACGGACAACACTTGACCGAGGTGCTTGCCGTATTACAGACGAACAACTTCTTTGTGAAGCTATCGAAGTGTTCGTTTTGCAGCACCACGGTGGAATATTTGGGCCATTTGATCAGCGGGGGCCTCCTTAAAGCCGACCCGAGTAAAATTTCCGCAATGACAGCCTGGCCTACACCCACGTCGGTCAAGCAGCTCAGGGGGTTTTTGGGTCTGACGGGGTACTACCGTCGCTTTATTGCTGGTTATGCGATGATTGCAGCTCCGTTAACCGAGCTGCTCAAGAAAGATTCCTTCCATTGGTCTCCGGAGGCTGAGGAGAGTTTTGGAAACTTAAAGACGGCAATGACATCAGCCCCGGTGTTGCGACTGCCCGACTTCGACCGCCAGTTCTGCGTCGAGACCGACGCCTCTGATCTGGGCATCGGGGCAGTATTGTTGCAGGATAGCCACCCCATCGCATTTTTTAGCAAGAAATTGGGCCCTCGACGTCGGGTGGCGTCTACGTATCACAAGGAATTGTACGCCATTGTGGAAGCGGTACAAAAATGGCGACAGTATCTCTTGGGGCGGGAATTCGTTATTCGAAGTGACCAAAAGAGCTTGAAGGAATTACTACAGCAGGTCGTTCAAACCCCAGACCAGTAGCTCTATGTGCGGAAATTAATGGGGTACAAGTTTAAAATAGAGTACAAAAAGGGGACGTCCAACCGCGCGGCAGATGCACTGTCACGCCGCGCAGACCCATCCGACGACGGCCCACCACACGAGGGAGGGGGTGTGGACCTGGGGAATGCGCGGGACGACGGGGTCCTTTTAGCAGCGGCCGCAAGCCCAATCCCGCATTTGATTGACCTGCTCCGGCGCGAGACAGCCTCGTATCCGGAGATGCGCGAACTGACCAAGAAGATAAAGGAGGGCCACGCACCGCCGCACCTATCATGCGTGGACGGGTTGGTCTACTATAAGAGGCGCATTTTTGTGGGTTCTCGATCTTCCGCTCGCACGCCGATACTCACCGAATACCATTGTTCTCAATCGGCGGGGCATCCGGGCTTTGAGCGAACTCTCCGTAGGGTAACCGCCGAGTTCTACTGGCCGAATATGAAGAAGGAGATTCGCCGTTTCGTCGAATCGTGCGTAGTATGCCAGACCACAAAGTACTCTACTCAAAAGCCAGCAGGGTTGCTACAACCTCTGCCGATTCCTTCCCAGGTTTGGGAGGATGTATCGATGGACTTCATTACGGGACTACCGCCGTCGCATGGATACACGGCCATCATGGTCGTCGTAGATCGCTTGTCCAAATATGCCCACTTCGCAGCCTTGCCGACACGATTTGATGCATTACGGGTTGCACATCTGTTTGTTAACACGGTGGTTCGTCACCATGGATTTCCCAAGACGTTGGTTTCGGATCGCGATTCTGTATTTTTGAATAAGATTTGGGAGGAAATTATGCGTCTAAGTGGGACCAAGTTGAATTTCTCGACGGCATATCACCCGCAGTCGGATGGCCAAACGGAGGTGCGAAATAGGGGGCTCGAGCAGTATCTGCGCGCCTTTGCGGGGGACCGTCCGTCGAAGTGGACTAACTTCCTACCATGGGCGGAACTCGCCCTAAATTGTTTCTATCATGCGGGTCTAGGCATGTCGCCTTTCAAAGCCTTATACGGGAGGGACCCGCCCAGCCTGGTGTTTGCTCCGCCTTCGTCCGCGACGCCGCTGTCAGTAGCAGAACTCATACGCGAGCGGAGTCAGCTGCTGGTGCAGCTTAGAGGGAATTTGGCTCGAGCACAACAACGAATGCGAGATTCGGCGAACAAACACCGTCGACATGTGGAGTTTGTGGTGGGAGATAAGGTGTTGCTCAAATTACAGCCTTATCGACAGCATTCGGTGGCGCGGCCGTTGTCGGCCAAGCTGGCGCGACGGTATTATGGCCCATTTAAAGTTATCGGGAGGATAGGGCAAGTCGCCTATCGCCTTCGGCTTCCGGAGGGCAGCAGGATTCATAACGTATTCCACGTCAGCCTCCTTCGGCCGTTTGTAGAGGGCGACGCAATGGGTATGGACGTCGAGTTGCCGACGGAGTTCTTCGGTGACCGACCGGTGGTGTATCCGGTTCGTGTCTTGGAGAAGCGGATGCTCTGGAATGGAGATCAGCCACGGGAACACGCTCTGGTTCGCTGGTCGGACGGTACAGAGTCGCCAACATGGGAACCGCTGGAGATCATTCGGGAGAAGTTTCCGAATatcctccttgaggacaaggatgtGGCTATGGAGGGGGGGGGTTGATACGACCCCAGCTATACAGCAGCCTCGGCATGAACCGATCGTGGAACAGGGAGTAAGGCAGGAGCCGATTGTGGAACAGGGAGTAACCCCGGCTGAAGCACCGTCTCAGCGTGAGCCAGACGGGGAGCAGAGTATAAGGAGGGCCGCGGATAGGCGCGACGCGAGAGTCCAGGAGGATGCATCCATTGCGAGGACAAGGCCGATGAGGAATGTGAAACCTCCGAGCAGATTCGGCAACTACGTTGCCAAATAGATCTTTCcatattttctcttcttttatttttgatatTAGTCGAACCTAGTAGTATttttggaatatttttattttttatttttgttttgcgtcgagcgtaattataagctccgtcgggttttcttgttgattctttcccgatgtAGGATTAGGTCGAATCAAACCTAGGGTATAGAGATTATAAATAGGGCCATATTTTTCATTCGAGAGATATAAGATTTTGATTGCCCTACTTGACGTTGCTTTAACTATCAAGAAATAC
Encoded here:
- the LOC121754429 gene encoding uncharacterized protein LOC121754429 encodes the protein MRRYNNYGRSGWGSSRRGQPSARREAGGFSHHPLDELEFETRQGEDVQQGDPVNNKLDRLLDRFDKLDVWRDETDRRFENLEAPPSREVEPPSRQDDWEEYEDVDVRGKRPWDRGHRPRRAAVSWDTSGVDSTRSRFNSFNQSFDRPPSCWDPPQRFSSREASFDKSDRVKMAAPRFDGSDATNWVSRVQFYFNHLMMPDAQRLHYAVMLFDPPASEWVFNYCANNEFVTWQEFLEDVRHRFDRQSFQDYFGLIAKLTQTGSVIEYHDTFERYLNRVQGVPERQLFTLFVGGLKPDMQERLRLHRPSSLAAAMALALELADTHYDHQQPQQTSRRPWQPREMRNQPTPSPTQPPPPNAGGQPQQTGPGRVPNPPRTPQIRVSQAEKAERAKLGLCYFCPDKWVVGHVCKQRLLCYADDPIDVEDEDLEHVPTEAYEITEVAHVHAMYGGRRSRPLNVIGTIQDREVSILIVTGSDRDFLHPQIAQGLHLPISPIRPFRVIVGNGEALLCTHISKQTKLEIQGTTFLVDLHILPVHGPDVILGMDWLESLGPITADFADKKLTFSHGDQRVVLKGILPPPRRVPLQLFASLVPAEKGHDIFELLLLDTETAQPEHTAAEEFPAGLPPGIVEALTQFKPVFSLPAGMPPKRPFDHRVHLLPGTKPVNVRPYRYPYFQKNEIERQVRDMLEQGIIQRSNSSFSSPVLLIRKKDGTFRFCIDYRALNSATVPDQFPIPTADELFDELGKARIFTKLDLRSGYHQIRMHDADIFKTAFRTHDGHFEFLVMPFGLTNAPSTFQAAMNAIFQPMLRKFVIVFFDDILVYSPSVETHGQHLTEVLAVLQTNNFFVKLSKCSFCSTTVEYLGHLISGGLLKADPSKISAMTAWPTPTSVKQLRGFLGLTGYYRRFIAGYAMIAAPLTELLKKDSFHWSPEAEESFGNLKTAMTSAPVLRLPDFDRQFCVETDASDLGIGAVLLQDSHPIAFFSKKLGPRRRVASTYHKELYAIVEAVQKWRQYLLGREFVIRSDQKSLKELLQQVVQTPDQ